In a genomic window of Streptomyces noursei ATCC 11455:
- the istA gene encoding IS21 family transposase: protein MIHVEDWAEIRRLHRAEQMPIRAIARHLGISKNTVKRALAHDRPPKYERPAKGSAVDAVEVQIRELLRETPTMPATVIAERIGWQRGMTILRERVRELRPAYLPVDPVSRTTYRPGELAQCDLWFPEADIPLGYGQTGRPPVLVMVSGYSRIIAARMLPSRRSGDLIDGHWRLLTAWGAVPRMLVWDNEAGVGKGRVTSEFAAFAGLLATKIYLCRPRDPEAKGLVERANGYLETSFLPGRHFTGPDDFNTQLDAWLKVANRRVHRTLQARPSDRWEADRAGMLALPPVDPPSWWRFQIRLGRDHYVRVDTCDYSVDPAAIGRMVTVLCDNDEVIVLAQGGEIVARHPRCWARHQTLTDPHHAAAGDVMRREVHRRHGAACAAAAPDVVEVEQRELGTYDRLFTVIDGGNNQEAG from the coding sequence GTGATCCACGTGGAGGACTGGGCAGAGATCCGCCGACTGCACCGGGCCGAGCAGATGCCGATCCGGGCGATCGCCCGGCACCTGGGCATCTCGAAGAACACGGTGAAACGCGCGCTGGCGCACGACCGGCCGCCGAAGTACGAGCGTCCGGCGAAGGGCTCGGCGGTGGACGCGGTCGAGGTGCAGATCCGTGAGCTTTTGCGGGAGACGCCGACGATGCCTGCCACCGTGATCGCGGAGCGGATCGGTTGGCAGCGCGGGATGACCATCCTCAGGGAACGGGTGCGCGAGCTGCGGCCGGCGTATCTGCCGGTGGACCCGGTCTCGCGGACTACGTATCGGCCGGGCGAGCTGGCCCAGTGTGACCTGTGGTTTCCCGAGGCCGACATCCCGCTGGGCTATGGGCAGACAGGACGGCCGCCGGTTTTGGTGATGGTGTCCGGCTACTCGCGGATCATCGCCGCGAGGATGCTGCCCTCGCGCCGGAGTGGGGACCTGATCGACGGGCACTGGCGGCTGCTGACCGCCTGGGGAGCCGTCCCCAGGATGCTCGTCTGGGACAACGAGGCCGGCGTCGGCAAGGGCCGGGTCACCTCCGAGTTCGCCGCGTTCGCGGGCCTGCTGGCCACCAAGATCTACCTGTGTCGGCCCCGGGATCCAGAAGCGAAAGGGCTGGTCGAGCGGGCCAACGGCTATCTGGAGACCTCCTTCCTGCCGGGCCGTCACTTCACCGGCCCCGACGACTTCAACACACAGCTGGACGCCTGGCTGAAGGTCGCCAACCGGCGCGTCCACCGCACTTTGCAGGCCCGCCCGAGCGACCGGTGGGAGGCGGACCGGGCCGGGATGCTCGCACTGCCACCCGTTGACCCGCCGTCCTGGTGGCGGTTCCAGATCCGCCTGGGACGCGATCATTACGTCCGCGTCGACACCTGCGACTACTCCGTCGACCCCGCGGCGATCGGCCGGATGGTGACCGTGCTCTGCGACAACGACGAGGTCATCGTCCTGGCCCAGGGCGGCGAGATCGTGGCCCGGCATCCCCGCTGCTGGGCCCGCCACCAGACCCTCACCGACCCGCATCACGCCGCCGCCGGCGACGTGATGCGCCGCGAAGTACATCGACGGCACGGTGCTGCCTGCGCGGCAGCGGCCCCGGACGTGGTCGAGGTCGAACAGCGCGAGCTGGGCACCTATGACCGGCTCTTCACCGTCATCGACGGCGGCAACAACCAGGAGGCCGGCTGA
- the istA gene encoding IS21 family transposase yields the protein MKNSREIMEILEAYDLTGSYRAAAELAGCDHHTVARYVKMRAAGQQPDKRRQRARQIDDYLPKIEELVVRSQGKIRADVVHKRIAAMGFTGGERTTRRTVAEAKAQFRAGRRRVYRPWVTEPGLWLQYDFGDGPVIKGRKTTLFCAWLAWSRFRVVIPIWDKTLPTITACLDTTFRRIGGIPAYVLTDNEKTVTTDHVAGIAVRNSEVVEVARHYGTTIRTCLPADPETKGGSESTVKIANADLVPRDVNLREQYKTFGELEAACRQFCEEVNSRTHKVTRRKPVERLAEEQHRLHPLPRRPFTAAFGTTRRVSWESTISVDAVRYSVPHELIDTRVWARFHGDELIVTAVDETGSALEVARHPRGEPGSPVLEDAHYPPREDKEADRTPRATSAEEAAFLQLGPGAASWLIEAGAAGVRRIKAKMAEAVALSKLYSIAEVDRALGTAAVTARFADKDLMSILDYQAVHGLAEPVRRSEAHSLQPGTSAWSALGAAAPSTADLSEYDESDHF from the coding sequence GTGAAGAACAGCAGGGAGATCATGGAGATCCTTGAGGCATACGACCTCACAGGCAGTTACCGTGCCGCGGCCGAGCTGGCCGGGTGCGACCACCACACGGTGGCCCGTTATGTGAAGATGCGGGCGGCCGGCCAGCAGCCCGACAAGCGCCGGCAGCGGGCCCGGCAGATCGACGACTATCTGCCGAAGATCGAGGAACTGGTGGTCCGCTCGCAGGGCAAGATCCGCGCGGACGTGGTCCACAAGAGGATCGCCGCGATGGGCTTCACCGGCGGGGAACGCACCACCCGCCGCACCGTTGCCGAGGCAAAAGCCCAGTTCAGGGCAGGTCGACGCCGTGTCTACCGGCCATGGGTGACCGAGCCCGGGCTCTGGCTTCAGTACGACTTCGGCGACGGCCCGGTGATCAAGGGCCGCAAGACCACGCTGTTCTGCGCATGGCTGGCCTGGTCGCGTTTCCGCGTCGTCATTCCGATCTGGGACAAGACGCTGCCAACGATCACCGCGTGTCTGGACACCACTTTCCGCAGGATCGGCGGCATCCCGGCCTACGTCCTGACGGACAACGAGAAGACGGTCACCACCGACCACGTCGCCGGGATCGCGGTCCGCAACTCAGAAGTCGTCGAGGTCGCCCGGCACTACGGCACAACGATCCGTACTTGCCTGCCGGCGGACCCGGAAACGAAGGGCGGCTCGGAGTCCACAGTGAAGATCGCGAATGCCGATCTGGTGCCCAGGGACGTCAATCTGCGCGAGCAGTACAAGACCTTCGGCGAGCTTGAGGCCGCCTGCCGACAGTTCTGCGAAGAGGTCAACTCCCGCACACACAAGGTGACTCGGCGCAAGCCGGTCGAGCGGCTCGCAGAAGAGCAGCATCGACTGCACCCGCTGCCGCGGCGGCCGTTCACCGCGGCGTTCGGCACCACCCGGCGGGTCTCCTGGGAGTCGACGATCTCGGTCGACGCGGTCCGCTACTCGGTCCCGCACGAGCTGATCGACACCCGGGTCTGGGCCCGTTTCCACGGGGACGAGCTGATCGTCACCGCCGTCGACGAGACGGGCTCGGCCCTTGAGGTCGCCCGCCATCCGCGCGGCGAGCCTGGCTCGCCGGTCCTGGAGGATGCCCACTATCCGCCGCGCGAGGACAAGGAAGCCGACCGCACTCCGAGGGCGACCTCCGCCGAGGAGGCTGCGTTTCTCCAGCTCGGCCCGGGTGCTGCGAGCTGGCTGATCGAGGCCGGGGCGGCCGGGGTTCGCCGGATCAAGGCGAAGATGGCCGAGGCCGTTGCCCTCTCGAAGCTCTACTCGATAGCGGAAGTTGACCGCGCGCTCGGCACCGCCGCGGTCACCGCCCGCTTCGCGGACAAGGACCTCATGTCGATCCTCGACTACCAGGCCGTCCACGGCCTGGCCGAGCCGGTCCGTCGCAGCGAGGCCCACTCGCTGCAGCCCGGCACCTCCGCCTGGTCCGCCCTCGGCGCCGCCGCCCCGAGCACTGCTGATCTTTCCGAGTACGACGAAAGCGACCACTTCTGA
- a CDS encoding DNA-directed RNA polymerase subunit alpha → MQIAQRPTLTEEIVDAYRSRFVIEPLEPGFGYTLGNSLRRTLLSSIPGAAVTSIRIDGVLHEFTTVPGMKQDVPDLILNIKQLVVSCEHDEPVVMYLRKHGPGLVTAADIAPPTGVEVHNLDLVLATLNAKGKLEMELTVERGRGYVSAVQNKQQGQEIGRIPVDSIYSPVLKATYKVEATRVEQRTDFDKLIVDVETKQAMRPRDTMASAGSTLVELFDLAHELNVDAEGIEVGLSPTDVALAADLAAPIEELELTVRSYNCLKREGIHSVGQLVARSEADLLDVRNFGAKSIDEVKAKLADMGLAFKDSPPGFDPTAAAAAFGAGDDTGFAEIEQY, encoded by the coding sequence ATGCAGATCGCTCAGCGTCCCACTCTCACCGAAGAGATCGTAGACGCATACCGCTCCCGGTTCGTCATCGAGCCGCTGGAGCCAGGCTTCGGCTACACCCTCGGCAACTCCCTGCGCCGCACCCTCCTCTCCTCGATCCCCGGCGCCGCCGTCACCAGCATCCGGATCGACGGCGTGCTGCACGAGTTCACCACCGTGCCCGGCATGAAACAGGACGTCCCTGACCTCATCCTCAACATCAAGCAGCTTGTCGTCTCCTGCGAGCACGACGAGCCGGTCGTGATGTACCTGCGCAAGCATGGCCCCGGCCTGGTCACCGCCGCCGACATCGCTCCGCCAACTGGCGTCGAGGTGCACAACCTCGATCTCGTCCTGGCCACCCTGAACGCCAAGGGCAAGCTGGAGATGGAGCTGACCGTCGAGCGTGGCCGTGGCTACGTCTCCGCCGTCCAGAACAAGCAGCAGGGCCAGGAGATTGGCCGGATCCCGGTCGACTCAATCTACTCGCCGGTGCTCAAGGCCACGTACAAGGTTGAGGCGACCCGTGTCGAGCAGCGCACCGACTTCGACAAGCTGATCGTCGACGTCGAGACCAAGCAGGCGATGCGTCCGCGCGACACCATGGCCTCGGCGGGCAGCACGCTGGTCGAGCTGTTCGACTTGGCCCACGAGCTGAACGTCGACGCCGAAGGCATCGAGGTGGGCCTGTCGCCGACGGACGTCGCGCTGGCGGCCGACCTGGCGGCCCCGATCGAGGAGTTGGAGCTCACCGTCCGGTCCTACAACTGCCTCAAGCGCGAGGGCATCCACTCCGTGGGTCAGCTGGTGGCGCGCAGTGAGGCGGACCTGCTCGACGTCCGCAACTTCGGTGCGAAGTCGATCGACGAGGTCAAGGCGAAGCTGGCCGATATGGGTCTAGCGTTCAAGGACAGCCCGCCCGGATTCGATCCGACTGCCGCGGCTGCAGCCTTCGGCGCAGGCGACGACACGGGCTTCGCCGAGATCGAGCAGTACTGA
- a CDS encoding type I-G CRISPR-associated protein, Cas3-extension family: protein MHELELPALRGNSALGFLAALGVLELTALSLDHTPRLSWRSPTGPAVLHTHQPFTHEAVAGLLRTHLPTTPETEPLPIAPGILSLPRHEAAEKTPNEPLRMPIAMALRRLREHTTAERLDHSPVAHWFTALVNQLHLAPPTSGAKPGPIESLYTKTTPLFAPSGGMTLANNWTKAAELCRKDPSHLLAALTAWRRVEGYTGANLDHASAGDAHTTSHGKPAQQGVPGATWLALHSFATFRLTGTARRGHTTSWETTPDGPTLTWPTWHPPLTPTALTTLLEHPLLRAHNPDPSKLDSLASQPATPPPETASPTPTAPSNPQPSHPSQSLGTPSTHATRQPHLIKMSAKRAHARTRTAQETVAGTNLCSSCRGISAVHSRGTTAARRGRPRRRGR from the coding sequence ATGCACGAGCTGGAACTACCCGCCCTTCGTGGAAACTCGGCCCTCGGGTTCCTCGCTGCTCTCGGCGTCCTCGAACTGACCGCCCTCAGCCTCGACCACACCCCCCGCCTGTCCTGGCGCAGTCCCACCGGGCCCGCCGTCCTCCACACCCACCAGCCCTTCACCCACGAAGCGGTCGCCGGACTCCTCCGCACTCATCTGCCCACCACACCCGAAACCGAGCCGCTGCCCATCGCGCCCGGAATCCTCTCCCTCCCGCGACACGAGGCCGCTGAGAAGACGCCCAATGAGCCGCTCAGAATGCCAATCGCCATGGCCCTGAGGCGCCTACGCGAACACACCACCGCCGAGCGCCTCGACCACTCCCCCGTCGCCCACTGGTTCACCGCGCTGGTCAACCAACTCCACCTGGCACCCCCCACCAGCGGCGCCAAACCCGGTCCCATCGAGAGCCTCTACACCAAGACCACACCGCTGTTCGCCCCCAGTGGGGGAATGACACTGGCGAACAACTGGACCAAGGCAGCTGAGCTCTGCCGCAAGGACCCCAGCCACCTGCTGGCAGCCCTCACCGCGTGGCGGCGGGTTGAGGGCTATACCGGCGCCAACCTCGACCACGCCTCCGCCGGCGACGCACACACCACCAGCCACGGCAAACCCGCCCAACAAGGCGTCCCCGGCGCCACCTGGCTCGCCCTCCACTCCTTCGCCACCTTCCGCCTCACCGGCACCGCCCGCCGCGGCCACACCACCAGCTGGGAAACCACCCCCGACGGCCCCACCCTCACCTGGCCCACCTGGCACCCCCCACTCACCCCAACCGCCCTCACCACCCTCCTCGAACACCCACTTCTCCGCGCCCACAACCCCGACCCCTCAAAACTCGATAGCCTCGCGTCACAGCCCGCTACACCGCCACCCGAAACCGCCTCTCCAACTCCGACGGCCCCCTCCAACCCGCAGCCCTCACACCCCTCCCAGAGCCTCGGAACCCCAAGCACACACGCAACACGCCAACCACACCTAATAAAAATGTCCGCTAAGCGCGCACATGCCCGAACCAGAACAGCACAAGAAACCGTCGCCGGAACGAATTTGTGCAGCTCATGCAGGGGCATCTCCGCGGTCCACAGCCGCGGCACCACAGCAGCGCGACGAGGGCGGCCACGTCGGCGCGGCCGGTGA
- a CDS encoding transposase: MRWQEGCTDSGRLFREIQERGYRGSSRSVRRWLEPLRSAESPTPKRSEAPTVRQVTGWLTCHPDNLSSGQQLRLKRILADCPELADLRRHIAAFAAMMKNLDGRLLPRWMKAAQGSELPPLRGFARNLSKDLDAVTAGLTQPYSSGMVEGHVNRVKYLKRQGYGRANFDLLRRRILLTP, encoded by the coding sequence ATGCGCTGGCAGGAGGGGTGCACTGACAGCGGGCGCCTGTTCCGCGAGATTCAGGAACGCGGCTACCGCGGCAGCAGCCGCAGTGTCCGGCGCTGGCTCGAGCCGTTGCGCTCCGCCGAGTCGCCGACCCCGAAGAGGTCGGAGGCGCCCACGGTCCGGCAGGTCACCGGCTGGCTCACCTGTCACCCCGACAACCTCAGCTCCGGTCAGCAGCTCCGCCTCAAGCGCATCCTGGCCGATTGCCCTGAACTCGCCGATCTACGACGGCACATCGCGGCGTTCGCCGCGATGATGAAGAACCTCGACGGCCGTCTGCTGCCCCGCTGGATGAAGGCGGCCCAGGGCAGCGAGCTGCCACCCCTGCGCGGTTTCGCCCGCAACCTCAGCAAGGACCTCGACGCCGTCACCGCCGGCCTCACCCAGCCCTACTCCAGCGGCATGGTCGAGGGCCACGTGAACCGGGTGAAATACCTCAAACGTCAAGGGTATGGACGGGCCAACTTCGATCTCCTGCGGCGCCGTATTTTGCTCACACCGTGA
- a CDS encoding IS982 family transposase codes for MTTNLDALLAALYVFIDDHVAPRRRIGRPPKLTDAELLCLAVAQVLLGFPSARHWIRFVHARLGHLFRYLPQQSAYNKRLNAAGPLISRVIETLARQVPTWNDNLRLIDSTPVPCAASRETVKRSDLAGHAGYGYCPSHSRFFWGFRLYLLTTAEGMPVSWCLANPKLGERQVMTALLERDHHLIRSGQVILADKGFAGREFEAFLEECLGVHLVRPDMKNEPVRHGRLAHVRQWIEAVFDTLKGQLSLEQHGGRTLAGVFARTGQRLLALATVIWHNWTTNAPAKRSLIAYDH; via the coding sequence GTGACGACAAACCTGGACGCCCTTCTGGCGGCACTGTACGTGTTCATCGACGACCATGTGGCCCCGCGTCGCCGGATCGGGCGACCCCCGAAACTGACAGACGCCGAACTGCTGTGCCTGGCCGTCGCCCAGGTCCTGCTGGGCTTTCCCTCAGCCAGGCACTGGATCCGCTTCGTACACGCCCGCCTGGGACACCTCTTTCGCTATCTACCCCAACAGTCCGCCTACAACAAGCGCCTCAACGCAGCCGGCCCGCTGATCAGCCGCGTGATCGAGACCTTGGCCAGGCAGGTTCCCACGTGGAACGACAACCTGCGGTTGATCGATTCCACACCTGTGCCCTGCGCGGCCTCCCGCGAGACAGTCAAACGCTCCGACCTGGCCGGGCACGCCGGATACGGCTACTGCCCAAGCCATTCCCGCTTCTTCTGGGGATTCCGGCTCTACCTGCTGACCACCGCCGAGGGCATGCCGGTGTCCTGGTGCCTGGCCAACCCCAAACTCGGTGAACGTCAGGTGATGACCGCGCTGCTGGAACGCGACCACCACCTCATCCGCTCCGGTCAAGTGATCCTCGCGGACAAGGGCTTCGCCGGGCGGGAGTTCGAGGCGTTCCTCGAAGAGTGCCTGGGCGTCCATCTGGTGCGGCCGGACATGAAGAACGAGCCTGTCCGACATGGACGCCTGGCCCACGTCCGCCAGTGGATCGAGGCGGTATTCGACACCCTCAAAGGCCAGCTCAGCCTGGAACAACACGGAGGCCGAACACTCGCCGGTGTCTTCGCCCGCACCGGTCAACGACTCCTCGCCCTGGCCACGGTGATCTGGCACAACTGGACCACCAACGCCCCAGCCAAACGATCACTGATCGCGTATGACCACTGA
- the istB gene encoding IS21-like element helper ATPase IstB, which produces MPARAATDDAAPATSRRTGQQTAADLAFLARAMKAPALLDAAERLAERARKESWTHAEYLVACLQREVSARESHGGEARVRAARFPAIKTVEELDVTHLRGMTRQQLAHLGTLDFITGKENAVFLGPPGTGKTHLAIGLGVRACQAGHRVAFATASEWVDRLAAAHQAGRLQVELTKLGRYPLIVIDEVGYIPFEAEAANLFFQLISNRYERASVIVTSNKPFGRWGEVFGDETVAAAMIDRLVHHAEVHSFKGDSYRMKGRELGRIPHDTTDND; this is translated from the coding sequence ATGCCCGCCCGCGCCGCCACCGACGACGCCGCCCCCGCCACAAGTCGCCGAACCGGTCAGCAGACCGCGGCTGACCTGGCCTTCCTGGCCAGGGCGATGAAGGCCCCGGCACTGCTGGACGCCGCCGAACGGCTCGCCGAGCGGGCCCGCAAGGAGTCCTGGACGCATGCCGAATACCTCGTCGCCTGCCTCCAGCGGGAGGTCAGTGCCCGCGAGTCCCACGGCGGCGAGGCCCGCGTCCGCGCGGCCCGCTTCCCGGCGATCAAGACGGTCGAGGAGCTGGACGTCACCCATCTGCGCGGCATGACGCGCCAACAGCTCGCGCATCTGGGCACGTTGGACTTCATCACCGGAAAGGAGAACGCCGTTTTCCTGGGCCCGCCGGGCACCGGGAAGACACACCTGGCCATCGGTCTGGGAGTGCGGGCCTGCCAGGCCGGCCACCGGGTCGCCTTCGCCACCGCGTCCGAATGGGTCGACCGCCTGGCCGCCGCCCACCAGGCCGGACGCCTCCAGGTCGAGCTCACCAAGCTCGGCCGCTACCCACTGATCGTGATCGATGAAGTGGGCTACATCCCCTTCGAAGCCGAGGCGGCGAACCTGTTCTTCCAGCTGATCTCGAACAGATACGAACGCGCCTCGGTGATCGTGACCAGCAACAAGCCCTTCGGGCGCTGGGGAGAGGTCTTCGGCGACGAGACCGTCGCGGCCGCGATGATCGACCGCCTCGTCCACCACGCCGAGGTCCACTCATTCAAGGGCGACTCGTATCGCATGAAGGGACGCGAACTCGGACGCATCCCGCACGACACCACCGACAACGACTGA
- the istB gene encoding IS21-like element helper ATPase IstB: protein MATPLRTVPGTNGDPLAEAIELTKRLKLPHIRRSLTDIIPTAKAQRWDPAEVVRVLLAEEAAGRDRANLHTRRKRAGFPTGKTFGDWHESKSSIPRTTQDALKSLEWVGRRENFCICGPSGTGKSHFTEALGQTAVEAGLTVAWFTIEDLGALVRRHRADDSIARALAKIVRSDLIIVDDIGLLPVSEDAAEGFYRLVDAAYERRSIAVSSNLHPSGFDEIMPKTLATATVDRLLHHAHVTVTQGDSFRFTEATTGKGVKPFS, encoded by the coding sequence ATGGCCACCCCTCTTCGCACCGTTCCCGGCACGAACGGCGACCCGCTCGCCGAGGCCATCGAGCTGACCAAGCGACTCAAACTCCCGCACATCCGGCGGTCGTTGACCGACATCATCCCCACCGCGAAGGCCCAACGCTGGGATCCCGCCGAGGTCGTCCGCGTCCTGCTGGCGGAGGAAGCGGCCGGACGTGACCGGGCCAATCTCCACACCCGGCGCAAGCGGGCCGGGTTCCCCACCGGGAAGACCTTCGGGGACTGGCACGAGTCCAAGTCCTCCATACCCAGGACCACGCAGGACGCCCTGAAGAGCCTGGAATGGGTCGGCCGCCGGGAGAATTTTTGTATCTGTGGACCGTCGGGGACGGGAAAGTCACACTTCACTGAGGCGCTCGGGCAGACCGCGGTCGAGGCCGGCCTGACCGTCGCCTGGTTCACCATCGAGGACCTGGGCGCCCTGGTCCGCCGGCACCGCGCGGACGACTCCATCGCCCGGGCGCTGGCGAAGATTGTCCGCTCGGACCTGATCATCGTCGATGACATCGGGCTGCTGCCCGTCTCCGAGGACGCCGCCGAGGGCTTCTACCGCCTGGTGGATGCCGCATATGAACGGCGCTCGATCGCAGTTTCGAGCAATCTCCACCCGTCTGGATTCGACGAGATCATGCCCAAGACCTTGGCCACCGCGACCGTCGACCGGCTCCTCCATCACGCTCACGTCACAGTCACTCAGGGTGATTCGTTCAGGTTCACCGAGGCCACCACCGGAAAGGGAGTGAAGCCCTTCAGCTGA
- a CDS encoding IS701 family transposase — protein sequence MTPEEMEEVRPRLEAFAAEMLGSLPRCDQRAKGELYLRGLMLDGKRKSMQPMAERLGVDHQQLQQFVSSSTWDWTVVRQRLAQWAAAHVAPQAYAIDDVGFPKDGYDSPGVARMYCGALGKQGNCQIAVSVNLVSDHASSAVDWRLFVPESWDDTTTEDDRLLAEAIRRRRAKAGIPDCERHREKWRLALEMLDEVRGDWELPDLPVVADAGYGDATGFREGLTERGLTYAVAVKGTTTAYPGQAVPVRPPYSGRGRPPVPAYPIPHTTLRQLALDTGRSAARTVTWRQGSKTTKRNPKVAMRSRFLALRVRPANRTIRRATDGSLPECWLLAEWPSGSAEPTNYWLSTLPADTPLRELVRTAKIRWRIEHDYRELKDGLGLDHFEGRNYPGWHRHVTLTALAQAFCTLLRLDPKAPAPA from the coding sequence GTGACTCCTGAGGAGATGGAAGAGGTCCGTCCGCGCCTGGAGGCGTTTGCGGCGGAGATGCTCGGCTCGCTGCCGCGTTGTGATCAGCGGGCCAAGGGCGAGTTGTACCTGCGTGGGCTGATGCTGGACGGCAAACGCAAGTCGATGCAGCCGATGGCCGAGCGTCTGGGAGTGGACCATCAGCAACTCCAGCAGTTCGTCTCCTCCTCCACCTGGGACTGGACCGTGGTCCGTCAGCGGCTGGCGCAGTGGGCGGCTGCGCATGTCGCACCACAGGCGTACGCCATCGACGATGTGGGCTTTCCCAAGGACGGCTACGACTCTCCGGGGGTGGCGCGGATGTACTGCGGCGCGCTGGGCAAGCAAGGCAACTGCCAGATTGCCGTCAGCGTCAACCTGGTGTCCGACCACGCCTCCTCGGCCGTCGACTGGCGCCTGTTCGTGCCCGAGAGCTGGGACGACACCACGACCGAGGACGACAGGCTGCTGGCCGAGGCCATCCGACGCCGACGCGCCAAGGCAGGGATCCCGGACTGTGAGCGGCACCGGGAGAAGTGGCGCCTGGCCTTGGAGATGCTGGATGAGGTGCGAGGGGACTGGGAACTTCCCGACTTGCCGGTGGTAGCCGATGCCGGGTATGGGGACGCCACCGGCTTTCGCGAGGGCCTGACCGAGCGCGGCCTGACCTACGCGGTGGCGGTCAAGGGCACCACCACCGCCTATCCGGGCCAGGCGGTCCCCGTCCGCCCTCCCTACAGCGGCCGGGGCCGACCACCCGTGCCGGCCTACCCGATCCCGCACACCACCTTGCGGCAACTCGCCCTGGATACGGGCAGGTCCGCGGCGCGGACTGTCACCTGGCGCCAGGGCAGCAAGACCACAAAACGCAACCCCAAAGTCGCGATGCGCTCCCGGTTCCTGGCCCTGCGGGTCCGTCCGGCCAACCGCACCATCCGCCGCGCCACCGACGGCTCCCTACCCGAATGCTGGCTGCTGGCCGAATGGCCATCCGGCTCTGCCGAACCCACCAACTACTGGCTGTCCACCCTGCCCGCCGACACCCCACTACGCGAACTGGTCCGCACCGCCAAGATCCGCTGGCGCATCGAGCACGACTACCGCGAACTCAAGGACGGCCTGGGACTGGACCACTTCGAAGGCCGCAACTACCCCGGATGGCACCGCCACGTCACCCTCACCGCCCTCGCCCAGGCATTCTGCACCCTGCTCAGGCTCGACCCAAAAGCCCCTGCGCCGGCCTGA
- a CDS encoding helix-turn-helix domain-containing protein — MNKGKRITGTARDKLATELKKEYEGGASIRALAESRGRSYGFVHRILTEGGVTLRGRGGTSRPQSGM, encoded by the coding sequence ATGAACAAGGGAAAGCGGATCACCGGCACGGCCCGCGACAAGCTCGCCACCGAACTCAAGAAGGAATACGAGGGCGGCGCCTCCATCCGCGCCCTCGCCGAATCCCGGGGGCGTTCCTACGGCTTCGTCCACCGCATCCTCACCGAAGGCGGCGTCACCCTACGCGGCCGAGGGGGTACTTCGCGTCCGCAGTCCGGAATGTGA